In the Malus domestica chromosome 16, GDT2T_hap1 genome, one interval contains:
- the LOC103425471 gene encoding receptor-like protein 35, which translates to MALRLPFAAFSLVLLIVFPPLLLDAKTLKRDMKALNEIKASLGWRVVYAWVGDDPCGDGDLPPWSGVTCSTQGDYRVVTELEVYAVSIVGPFPTAVTNLLDLTRLDLHNNKLTGPIPPQIGRLKRLKMLNLRWNKLQDVIPPEIGELKSLTHLHLSFNSFKGEIPKELANLPELRYLYLQENRLVGRIPPELGTLQNLRHLDVGNNHLVGTIRELIRIEGCFPALRNLYLNNNYLTGGIPAQLASLSKLEILYLSYNKMSGIVPLGLSHIPRLTYLYLDHNQFSGRIPDAFYKHPFLKDMYIEGNAFRPGVKPLGIHKVLELTDSEFLV; encoded by the exons ATGGCACTTCGTCTTCCGTTTGCCGCGTTTTCTCTGGTCCTACTCATCGTCTTCCCTCCGCTGCTTCTCGACGCCAAAACCCTCAAACGCGACA tgaAAGCGCTGAACGAGATCAAGGCTTCGCTGGGGTGGAGAGTGGTGTACGCCTGGGTAGGAGACGATCCGTGCGGAGACGGCGACCTTCCGCCGTGGTCCGGTGTCACTTGCTCCACTCAAGGCGATTACCGAGTCGTCACCGAGTT GGAGGTTTATGCAGTGTCAATTGTTGGCCCTTTTCCTACTGCTGTCACCAATCTCTTGGATCTCACTAGGCT GGATCTCCATAACAACAAGTTAACCGGCCCTATTCCTCCGCAAATCGGACGTTTGAAGCGTCTCAAAATGCT TAACTTGAGATGGAATAAGCTACAAGATGTCATTCCTCCTGAAATTGGTGAACTGAAGAGTTTAACCCATTT GCATCTTAGCTTTAATAGTTTTAAAGGAGAAATCCCGAAGGAGCTTGCTAATCTTCCTGAGCTTCGCTATCTGTATCTGCAAGAAAATCGCCTTGTTGGGCGGATTCCTCCAGAACTAGGAACTCTGCAAAATCTTCGGCACTT GGACGTTGGTAACAATCATTTGGTGGGTACTATTAGGGAACTCATACGTATTGAGGGCTGCTTTCCCGCTTTGCGTAACCT TTACCTAAACAACAACTATCTTACCGGAGGAATTCCAGCACAGCTTGCAAGCTTGTCCAAACTGGAAATACT GTACCTATCTTACAACAAGATGTCTGGGATAGTTCCATTAGGACTTTCCCATATTCCGAGACTGACGTACTT GTACTTGGATCACAACCAGTTTTCAGGAAGAATTCCTGATGCCTTCTACAAACACCCGTTCTTGAAAGACAT GTATATTGAAGGGAATGCATTCCGACCAGGTGTAAAACCGCTAGGCATACACAAAGTTCTCGAGCTCACAGACTCAGAATTTCTCGTCTAG
- the LOC103403264 gene encoding heparanase-like protein 2: protein MEVRGGAIFFICVSWFSLGLAEYVEVRVKGVTFIATTDDNFICATLDWWPADKCDYDQCPWGKAGTFNLDLSNKILHNAVKAFNPMRIRVGGSLQDQVRYGVGFGDKSCNRFKKNDSGLFGFSEACLHNKRWDELNQFFNKTKAKVTFGLNALHGKKVSSEDKSLRIGDWNAQNSRDLMEYTIAKGYEIDSYELGNELSGSGVSARIESEQYAKDMKKLKEVVTELYPDASNRPKVLGPAGFYDKKWFENFLQATGPGVVDGVTHHLYNLGAGVDPELIDKVQDPFFLSEIAQTFYDLSNTIQQFGPWSEAWVGEAGGAYNSGGKDVSHTFADGFWYLDQLGMTSTYNHKVYCRQALIGGNYALLNTTTFIPNPDYYGALLWHRLMGTRVLSTMNFGSPYLRAYCHCTKNQKGVTLLLINMSNATTFDVAVLPDYNLYPREEYHLTPEGGNIQSDVVLLNGTPLKLTNSSDIPEMKPKLVDPTSTISVAADSIVFVSIKNSHAPACA from the exons ATGGAGGTTAGAGGAGGagccatattttttatttgtgtatCGTGGTTTTCATTAGGTTTAGCTGAGTACGTTGAAGTGAGAGTCAAGGGAGTGACTTTCATAGCCACCACAGATGATAACTTCATCTGTGCAACTTTGGACTGGTGGCCTGCTGACAAATGTGACTACGATCAGTGCCCATGGGGGAAGGCTGGCACTTTTAATCTG GATTTGAGTAACAAGATCTTGCACAATGCTGTCAAGG CTTTCAATCCAATGAGGATCAGAGTTGGAGGCTCATTGCAAGATCAGGTCCGTTATGGAGTAGGGTTTGGAGACAAATCATGCAACCGTTTCAAGAAAAATGATTCGGGATTGTTCGGATTCAGCGAAGCTTGCCTTCACAATAAAAGATGGGATGAGCTCAATCAGTTCTTTAACAAAACAAA AGCTAAAGTCACATTTGGTTTGAATGCCTTGCATGGGAAGAAAGTGTCTTCTGAAGACAAAAGTCTTCGAATCGGCGATTGGAACGCTCAAAATTCTCGTGATCTGATGGAGTACACAATTGCAAAGGGATACGAGATTGATTCATATGAGCTTG GGAATGAGCTATCCGGGAGTGGAGTATCTGCAAGAATAGAAAGTGAGCAATAtgcaaaagacatgaaaaagcTCAAAGAAGTTGTGACAGAATTGTACCCCGATGCCTCAAATCGACCTAAGGTTTTAGGCCCTGCTGGATTTTACGACAAGAAATGGTTCGAAAACTTCCTGCAGGCCACGGGGCCAGGCGTTGTTGATGGTGTAACTCATCACTTATACAATCTTGGTGCAG GTGTTGATCCCGAGCTTATCGACAAGGTTCAAGATCCATTTTTTCTGTCAGAGATAGCTCAAACATTTTACGACTTGTCGAATACAATCCAGCAGTTTGGGCCATGGTCAGAAGCTTGGGTTGGGGAAGCAGGTGGAGCTTATAACAGTGGTGGCAAAGATGTCTCACATACTTTTGCTGATGGCTTTTG GTATTTGGACCAGCTTGGCATGACATCAACCTACAACCACAAGGTTTACTGCAGACAAGCCTTGATTGGAGGGAACTATGCTCTGCTTAACACCACCACATTCATCCCTAATCCCGATTATTACGG TGCACTCTTGTGGCATAGACTAATGGGAACTAGGGTTCTTTCCACCATGAACTTTGGCTCTCCTTATCTGAGAGCATATTGCCATTGCACAAAGAATCAG AAAGGGGTCACACTACTTCTGATCAACATGTCCAACGCCACCACCTTCGACGTCGCTGTTCTCCCCGACTATAATTTGTACCCGAG AGAAGAGTATCATTTGACACCAGAAGGTGGCAACATTCAAAGTGATGTGGTATTGCTCAATGGAACTCCTTTGAAACTCACAAACTCATCAGACATTCCGgaaatgaaaccaaaactcGTTGATCCCACTTCGACGATCAGCGTCGCAGCGGATTCAATCGTCTTTGTATCTATAAAAAATTCCCATGCTCCGGCCTGCGCTTAA
- the LOC103402841 gene encoding uncharacterized protein isoform X2, producing MSQDYDANRAMEHATAVAAAAFAIKSTEDSAISDKEMAGNERKPNLVRITSGKEETAISKPEPGIFSKIFSGSRKSTPAQEDPDGKVPISIATTGKSPEKAVLPDSIKRQTAPPPPPPPPPPPRPLRPPSIKRTPTFDDKRSSSAGGVKPETAAAKPNLSATTKPESPWDETKKPTSTGPGTRKTQADIWEETKIARLKARYEKQKATILAWENNKKTKCRKRLDKIKQGEVAEKREKALRKFSAEMEYIKEIADGARAQAAERHRNGVLKVKQKANEMRRTGKAPTTCFCF from the exons ATGAGTCAAGACTACGATGCTAACAGAGCAATGGAGCATGCAACTGCGGTGGCAGCTGCTGCATTTGCCATTAAATCAACTGAAGATTCGGCCATCTCTGACAAGGAAATGGCGGGCAATGAGCGTAAACCAAATTTGGTGAGGATCACGAGCGGAAAGGAAGAAACGGCAATTTCAAAGCCGGAACCTGGAATAttttccaaaatattctcag GTTCGAGGAAAAGTACTCCAGCACAAGAAGATCCAGATGGTAAGGTGCCAATAAGCATTGCCACAACCGGGAAGAGCCCAGAAAAGGCTGTCCTTCCTGACAGTATAAAACGTCAAACTGCACCACCGCCACCaccgccgccaccaccaccaccacgccCCCTTCGACCCCCATCTATCAAGAGAACTCCAACTTTTGATGATAAACGGTCGAGCAGCGCTGGCGGTGTAAAACCTGAAACTGCAGCAGCAAAACCCAATTTGTCTGCCACTACGAAACCCGAAAGTCCTTGGGATGAAACCAAGAAGCCGACTTCAACAGGACCTGGAACAAGGAAAACACAAGCAGATATTTGGGAAGAAACCAAGATTGCTAGACTCAAAGCAAG GTATGAGAAGCAAAAGGCCACAATACTTGCATGGGAGAACAACAAGAAGACGAAATGCAGAAAACGTCTCGATAAAATAAAG CAAGGTGAAGTAgcggaaaaaagagaaaaagcacTACGAAAGTTCAGCGCAGAGATGGAATATATCAAAGAGATTGCAGACGGAGCTAGGGCACAGGCAGCAGAGAGGCACAGAAATGGTGTCTTGAAGGTGAAACAAAAGGCAAATGAAATGAGAAGAACAGGGAAAGCTCCTACAACATGCTTCTGCTTCTAA
- the LOC103402841 gene encoding uncharacterized protein isoform X1 has product MSQDYDANRAMEHATAVAAAAFAIKSTEDSAISDKEMAGNERKPNLVRITSGKEETAISKPEPGIFSKIFSGAGSRKSTPAQEDPDGKVPISIATTGKSPEKAVLPDSIKRQTAPPPPPPPPPPPRPLRPPSIKRTPTFDDKRSSSAGGVKPETAAAKPNLSATTKPESPWDETKKPTSTGPGTRKTQADIWEETKIARLKARYEKQKATILAWENNKKTKCRKRLDKIKQGEVAEKREKALRKFSAEMEYIKEIADGARAQAAERHRNGVLKVKQKANEMRRTGKAPTTCFCF; this is encoded by the exons ATGAGTCAAGACTACGATGCTAACAGAGCAATGGAGCATGCAACTGCGGTGGCAGCTGCTGCATTTGCCATTAAATCAACTGAAGATTCGGCCATCTCTGACAAGGAAATGGCGGGCAATGAGCGTAAACCAAATTTGGTGAGGATCACGAGCGGAAAGGAAGAAACGGCAATTTCAAAGCCGGAACCTGGAATAttttccaaaatattctcag GTGCAGGTTCGAGGAAAAGTACTCCAGCACAAGAAGATCCAGATGGTAAGGTGCCAATAAGCATTGCCACAACCGGGAAGAGCCCAGAAAAGGCTGTCCTTCCTGACAGTATAAAACGTCAAACTGCACCACCGCCACCaccgccgccaccaccaccaccacgccCCCTTCGACCCCCATCTATCAAGAGAACTCCAACTTTTGATGATAAACGGTCGAGCAGCGCTGGCGGTGTAAAACCTGAAACTGCAGCAGCAAAACCCAATTTGTCTGCCACTACGAAACCCGAAAGTCCTTGGGATGAAACCAAGAAGCCGACTTCAACAGGACCTGGAACAAGGAAAACACAAGCAGATATTTGGGAAGAAACCAAGATTGCTAGACTCAAAGCAAG GTATGAGAAGCAAAAGGCCACAATACTTGCATGGGAGAACAACAAGAAGACGAAATGCAGAAAACGTCTCGATAAAATAAAG CAAGGTGAAGTAgcggaaaaaagagaaaaagcacTACGAAAGTTCAGCGCAGAGATGGAATATATCAAAGAGATTGCAGACGGAGCTAGGGCACAGGCAGCAGAGAGGCACAGAAATGGTGTCTTGAAGGTGAAACAAAAGGCAAATGAAATGAGAAGAACAGGGAAAGCTCCTACAACATGCTTCTGCTTCTAA
- the LOC103402840 gene encoding uncharacterized protein, whose translation MWGFASNAITSIGLKRSSSEPSRVCLDSSDDEVCSNSSREEGLECPICLESFNIVENVPHVLWCGHTLCRNCVLGLQWATVKFSSQKFKIPFFISCPWCYLLSLRLIYKGNLKFPRKNFFLLWMVESFNGDRVKFVPAISGENQQIGSPRASFAIGNQAGNGNLRRNHSSCPSLSRYNRDDRGGRVERHLFSLHKSLDCFIHITSKFPLVILFLVIAFFAIPGSAIVLAIYLLLTVVFAIPSFLLLYFAYPILERLVKEITS comes from the coding sequence ATGTGGGGTTTTGCTTCAAATGCCATCACAAGCATTGGACTAAAAAGAAGCTCATCAGAGCCAAGTCGGGTATGCTTGGACTCCTCGGATGATGAAGTCTGCTCGAATTCAAGCCGAGAGGAAGGGTTAGAATGCCCTATATGCCTGGAATCTTTCAACATTGTCGAGAATGTGCCCCATGTCTTATGGTGCGGCCATACCCTGTGCAGAAACTGTGTCTTGGGGCTTCAATGGGCCACTGTAAAGTTTTCCTCTCAAAAGTTTAAGATACCATTCTTCATTTCTTGCCCTTGGTGCTACCTGTTGTCTTTGCGGCTGATTTATAAGGGTAATCTAAAGTTTCCTCGCAAGAATTTCTTCCTTCTGTGGATGGTTGAGAGCTTTAATGGTGATAGGGTAAAGTTTGTTCCTGCAATCAGTGGGGAAAACCAACAAATTGGTTCTCCAAGAGCAAGTTTCGCTATAGGAAATCAAGCTGGCAATGGTAACCTGAGGAGGAACCATTCTAGTTGTCCTTCACTATCAAGGTATAACCGTGATGATAGAGGTGGCCGTGTGGAGCGGCATTTATTCTCCCTGCACAAGTCTTTGGATTGCTTCATTCACATTACATCCAAGTTCCCATTAGTCATATTATTTCTCGTGATTGCATTTTTTGCAATACCTGGCAGTGCTATAGTTTTGGCAATCTACTTGTTACTCACAGTGGTTTTTGCAATCCCATCGTTCTTGTTATTGTACTTTGCATACCCTATTTTGGAGAGGCTGGTAAAGGAGATAACCTCGTGA
- the LOC103402839 gene encoding stress protein DDR48, producing the protein MDRHHGSEDYEEEEGAHSQPRQRNMTKSKPAGGGYVDEDDQSQHRQIKPAYGGSREEYGDEEDRDRHGERKSSKPKSSAAYSSREDEDEYDERKPNKPKASAKAAYGSTEDEDEYGERNHNKPKAAAKAAYGSREDEDEYGETKPNKPKAAPKTAYGSTEDEDEYGERKSNKPKTVAKAAATYGSTEDEDEYDERKPNKPKASAKAAYGSTEDEDEYGERKPNKPKAAAKAAYGSREDEDEYGETKPNKPKAAAKTAYGSTEDEDEYGERKSNKPKTVAKAAATYGSTEDEDEYGERKPNKPKAAVKAAYGSSEEYGGEDDQDEYGQRKPGKPKAAAKQAYGSEGYGDEDDQEHREKKPSSGSAGKAAKGAKPEKDGDVEDDQYPEKKAVAAKPSKSTYGDEKDEQSEHRERKVGTDGKHVGGVGAEKAKAGGAKEKGEKPSMGEVMSSAKIVAGANKGDKFDKAEVCKAASTILGAASAYGGFDDKEGIGSYLSKAEDMLRKYGGGGQEGEGGGPKTSVSHSSASEEKKKKSNDSNESGGGPKKPTKKDDGEEDGGGGVGGYLKMAQGFWKG; encoded by the coding sequence ATGGATCGGCATCATGGTTCTGAAGATtacgaggaggaagaaggagctCATAGTCAACCCCGCCAGAGAAATATGACCAAATCGAAACCTGCTGGAGGAGGGTACGTAGACGAAGATGACCAAAGCCAACATCGCCAGATAAAACCAGCTTACGGCGGTTCTCGCGAAGAGTATGGCGACGAAGAAGATCGAGACCGACATGGTGAGAGAAAATCCAGCAAACCGAAATCATCAGCAGCTTACAGTTCgagggaagatgaagatgaatatGACGAGAGAAAACCCAACAAGCCGAAAGCCTCTGCGAAAGCAGCTTACGGTTCGacggaagatgaagatgagtacggCGAGAGAAACCACAATAAGCCGAAAGCCGCTGCGAAAGCGGCTTACGGTTCgagggaagatgaagatgaatacGGCGAGACAAAACCCAACAAGCCGAAAGCCGCTCCGAAAACTGCTTACGGTTCAacggaagatgaagatgaatacGGCGAGCGAAAATCCAACAAGCCGAAAACCGTTGCGAAAGCGGCGGCGACTTACGGTTCGacggaagatgaagatgaatacGACGAGAGAAAACCCAACAAGCCGAAAGCCTCTGCGAAAGCGGCTTACGGTTCGacggaagatgaagatgaatacGGCGAGAGAAAACCCAACAAGCCGAAAGCCGCTGCGAAAGCGGCTTACGGTTCgagggaagatgaagatgaatacGGCGAGACAAAACCCAACAAGCCGAAAGCCGCTGCGAAAACGGCTTACGGTTCAacggaagatgaagatgaatacGGCGAGCGAAAATCCAACAAGCCGAAAACCGTTGCGAAAGCGGCGGCGACTTACGGTTCGacggaagatgaagatgaatacGGCGAGAGGAAACCCAACAAGCCGAAAGCTGCTGTGAAAGCGGCTTACGGTTCAAGTGAAGAGTATGGGGGCGAAGATGATCAGGATGAATATGGCCAAAGAAAACCTGGCAAACCAAAGGCCGCTGCGAAACAAGCTTATGGTTCTGAGGGTTATGGAGATGAAGATGATCAGGAACATCGCGAAAAAAAACCTAGCTCGGGTTCTGCCGGGAAAGCAGCCAAAGGCGCGAAACCTGAAAAAGATGGGGATGTGGAGGATGATCAATACCCCGAGAAAAAAGCTGTTGCTGCTAAACCATCAAAGTCAACTTATGGGGATGAAAAGGATGAGCAGAGTGAACATCGTGAGCGGAAAGTGGGCACTGACGGGAAACATGTTGGTGGTGTGGGGGCGGAGAAAGCGAAAGCGGGAGGAGCGAAGGAGAAAGGTGAAAAGCCATCAATGGGGGAGGTGATGTCGAGTGCGAAGATTGTGGCGGGCGCTAATAAAGGGGACAAGTTCGACAAAGCTGAGGTTTGCAAGGCTGCCAGTACCATTCTAGGTGCTGCCTCTGCGTACGGCGGTTTCGACGACAAAGAAGGCATCGGGAGTTACCTCAGCAAGGCAGAGGATATGCTTCGCAAGTATGGTGGCGGCGGCCAAGAAGGTGAGGGAGGTGGCCCCAAAACTTCTGTTTCTCATTCTTCAGCTtctgaggagaagaagaagaaaagtaatGATTCAAATGAGAGCGGTGGGGGCCCGAAGAAGCCCACTAAAAAGGATGACGGTGAAgaggatggtggtggtggagttGGGGGCTATCTGAAGATGGCTCAGGGTTTCTGGAAGGGCTAA
- the LOC139192772 gene encoding nodulin-related protein 2-like: MDRLSAAFSSGGYGDKDQEDQYGGERKSATEGRHGSGGYGDKDQEDQYGGERKSATEGRHGSGGYGDKDQEDQYGGERKSATEGHHGKPGRAPPTTSELMSSAKIVAEAAKSSMNKGGDENIDRARVSEAASNILSGAAHYGKLDEKEGLGSYVGKAEDMLRKYGSGGDGESGGGGSHNSSESFKSSMGKERRDDDENYPVSGEHETKKKPSKKEDEEEEGGSGGVGDYLKVAQGFLKK; the protein is encoded by the coding sequence ATGGATCGGCTTTCAGCAGCTTTCTCTTCCGGAGGTTACGGGGACAAAGACCAGGAAGATCAATACGGTGGCGAGAGAAAATCCGCCACGGAGGGTCGCCACGGGTCTGGAGGTTACGGGGACAAAGACCAGGAAGATCAGTACGGTGGCGAGAGAAAATCCGCCACGGAGGGTCGCCACGGGTCTGGAGGTTACGGGGACAAAGACCAGGAAGATCAGTACGGCGGTGAGAGAAAGTCCGCGACGGAGGGTCACCACGGCAAGCCGGGACGTGCGCCACCGACGACGAGTGAGCTGATGTCGAGTGCAAAGATTGTGGCGGAAGCAGCCAAATCTTCGATGAACAAAGGGGGCGACGAAAATATCGACAGAGCTAGGGTTTCCGAGGCTGCTAGTAACATCTTAAGCGGTGCCGCACACTATGGCAAGCTGGACGAGAAAGAAGGACTTGGGAGTTATGTTGGTAAGGCCGAGGATATGCTCCGCAAGTACGGCAGCGGCGGTGACGGTGAAAGCGGCGGAGGAGGAAGTCACaactcttctgagtcttttAAGTCTAGTATGGGGAAGGAGAGAAGAGACGATGATGAGAACTATCCGGTGAGCGGAGAGCATGAGACTAAGAAGAAACCTAGTAAaaaggaggatgaggaggaggagggtggATCAGGTGGGGTTGGGGATTACCTTAAGGTTGCTCAGGGTTTCTTGAAGAAGTGA
- the LOC103403268 gene encoding uncharacterized protein translates to MEIDHPTPSEQKLKAEDLFKAAETGDSLAFKSLPVKQLAEAFSLRNEDARSLLHVAVSSGRSEVVKLLIDADESTSVINSTDEDGWAPLHSAASIGNSEIVELLLSKVADVNLKNNGGRSALHYAASKGWFEVAQSLISHGAKVNLKDKVGCTPLHRAASTAKSQLCELLIEEGAEVDAIDRAGQTPLMGAVICDNKEVCLLLIRHGADVDVEDKEGYTVLGRASKEFRPLLIDAAKAMIEG, encoded by the exons ATGGAGATCGATCATCCAACGCCGTCCGAGCAGAAACTCAAAGCCGAAGATCTCTTCAAAGCCGCCGAGACCGGTGATTCTTTGGCGTTCAAATCTCTCCCAGTGAAACAGCTCGCCGAAGCTTTCTCTCTCAGGAACGAGGACGCCCGCTCCCTCCTCCACGTCGCTGTCTCTTCAGGTCGCTCCGAG GTGGTGAAGCTGCTGATTGATGCTGATGAATCAACAAGTGTTATAAACAGCACGGATGAAGACGGATGGGCGCCGCTTCATTCTGCGGCCAGCATTGGGAATTCAGAAATAGTTGAGCTGTTGCTAAGCAAAG TAGCTGATgtgaatttaaaaaacaatgGCGGTCGATCTGCCCTTCATTATGCTGCCAGTAAGGGATGGTTTGAGGTTGCTCAGAGTTTGATCTCCCATGGGGCAAAGGTTAATCTGAAGGACAAG GTTGGTTGCACCCCATTGCACCGGGCAGCTAGCACTGCAAAATCACAACTGTGTGAGCTTTTAATTGAGGAAGGGGCAGAGGTTGATGCTATTGATAGAGCTGGTCAGACTCCTCTTATGGGTGCGGTGATTTGCGATAACAAAGAG GTTTGTCTCCTTCTAATAAGGCACGGAGCGGACGTGGACGTGGAAGACAAGGAAGGATACACGGTGCTTGGTCGAGCTTCTAAAGAATTTAGACCACTTTTGATCGACGCTGCTAAGGCCAtgattgaaggatga
- the LOC103416637 gene encoding UDP-glycosyltransferase 708G1-like, giving the protein MAADSGSLLQTPETHVVLLPSSQMGHLTPMPRLAALLLAQNYCPLRLTLITAHPTVSLAESALISRFLSAYHDRVTHLQFHPFSIDPSTVNSTDPFWIQFEVIRCSAHLLTPLLSTLSPPASALIYDISLLSPVLPVIQTLPYHLPAYTIIPSNTRILFSNIFIEDGPNLQKLAGVLIFTFEALEAEGPEAISGGSPPVFSVGPFVPCEFEKLPAHGDGDQCGGDPGQPQPFEWLNEQPDGSVVYVAFGSKTALSSEHIREVGDGLEKSRFRFLCVVKEKMVDSEEEGGEGNLVRIEGRGLVVRRWAEQGEILGHRAVGGFLSHSGWNSVVEAAWHGVRDLAWPQNGDQKVVAEVAEICGLGIWEKSWLWSGDREKKLVKGDEIAVKIKELMDSDSCEDRRSG; this is encoded by the exons ATGGCAGCAGACTCCGGCAGCCTTCTCCAAACCCCCGAAACTCATGTCGTTCTTTTACCCAGCTCCCAGATGGGGCACTTGACACCCATGCCACGACTTGCCGCCTTATTACTTGCCCAGAACTACTGCCCACTGAGGCTCACCCTCATCACCGCCCACCCCACCGTCTCCCTCGCCGAGTCAGCTCTCATCTCCCGCTTCCTCTCAGCTTACCACGACCGAGTTACTCACCTCCAGTTCCATCCTTTTTCTATAGACCCTTCCACCGTGAATTCCACCGACCCGTTTTGGATCCAGTTTGAAGTCATCCGCTGCTCCGCTCACCTCCTAACTCCTTTGCTTtccactctctctcctcctgCCTCCGCCCTCATCTACGACATCAGTTTACTCTCCCCCGTCCTCCCCGTCATCCAAACCCTCCCTTATCATCTTCCTGCCTACACCATCATCCCCTCCAACACCAGAAT CCTCTTTTCCAATATCTTCATAGAGGACGGTCCGAATCTCCAGAAACTAGCTGGAGTTCTGATTTTCACGTTTGAAGCGCTGGAAGCAGAGGGGCCGGAGGCGATCAGCGGCGGGTCGCCTCCAGTTTTCTCTGTCGGGCCTTTCGTACCCTGCGAATTTGAGAAGCTGCCTGCACATGGGGATGGTGATCAATGCGGCGGTGATCCAGGGCAACCGCAACCGTTTGAGTGGCTTAATGAACAGCCTGATGGGTCGGTGGTGTATGTGGCCTTCGGAAGCAAGACAGCTCTGTCAAGTGAGCACATCAGAGAGGTAGGAGATGGCTTGGAGAAAAGCAGGTTCAGGTTCTTGTGTGTGGTGAAGGAGAAGATGGTTGACAgtgaagaggaaggaggagaggGTAATTTGGTAAGAATAGAGGGGAGGGGGCTGGTGGTGAGAAGGTGGGCGGAGCAAGGGGAAATCTTGGGGCATAGAGCAGTGGGCGGGTTTTTGAGCCACAGCGGGTGGAACTCGGTGGTTGAGGCGGCGTGGCACGGCGTTAGGGACCTTGCATGGCCGCAGAACGGGGACCAAAAGGTGGTTGCAGAGGTGGCTGAGATATGTGGGCTCGGAATTTGGGAGAAATCATGGCTTTGGAGTGGCGACCGTGAGAAGAAGTTGGTTAAGGGAGATGAGATTGCTGTGAAGATTAAGGAATTGATGGACAGTGATAGCTGCGAGGATCGGAGAAGCGGCTAA
- the LOC103416498 gene encoding uncharacterized protein produces the protein MVSSSPSALSHSSFNISSTNLNVWEKPGNLHSRVQVKSCKRPTTVVACSSSSSPAPTSRRRVLLQSSVSLAASAAILLCSNPAEAGFLSGSTGIESVPGPELPQIDFLKRFNEENQKKYAENDARFRSTQIIKELLEKSKLNKEKNSKEIQDKYCIRGAEWGVGDCSAEGMTPDEKDKFIAMLKEKAGVKD, from the exons ATGGTTTCCTCTTCACCTTCAGCTCTCTCCCACTCTTCCTTTAATATTTCAAGCACCAATTTAAATGTCTGGGAAAAACCTGGTAACCTGCATAGCAGAGTCCAAGTAAAGAGCTGTAAAAGACCTACCACAGTCGTAGCTTGTTCTAGTTCTTCTTCTCCGGCTCCGACGTCTCGCCGCCGCGTTCTTCTCCAAAGCTCCGTTTCTTTGGCTGCTTCAGCTGCCATTCTCCTCTGCTCAAATCCAG CTGAAGCTGGATTTCTATCAGGATCGACCGGAATAGAATCAGTTCCGGGTCCTGAGTTGCCTCAAATCGACTTCCTCAAACGCTTCAATG AAGAAAATCAGAAGAAGTATGCAGAAAATGATGCAAGATTCAGATCAACTCAAATAATCAAGGAGCTACTAGAAAAGTCCAAGCTCAACAAAGAAAA GAATAGTAAGGAAATTCAAGACAAGTACTGCATACGCGGGGCGGAGTGGGGAGTAGGAGATTGCTCAGCGGAGGGAATGACACCTGACGAGAAAGACAAGTTCATCGCAATGTTGAAGGAGAAGGCTGGCGTCAAGGATTGA